DNA sequence from the Gammaproteobacteria bacterium genome:
TGACTGAGCTGCTGATGACGTCGCCGTTTCAACTGTGCGGCGACGTGAAGCTGGGTGAGTGGCGCGTCATGCTGCTCAGCACGTTTCAGAAGGGAGAGGACGCGGGCGCGCTCGGTCACGATGGACTCGCCGTCCTGGAAGAGTCGTTGTCAAGATACTCGGAAGAGCAAGTCTTGATCTGCATTCATCATCAGCCGCTCCCCATGGGCAGCGCATGGCTGGACGAGGTCGGCTTACGCGATGCACAGGAGTTTCTGGAAACCATTGATCGACATGATCAGGTGCGAGCCGTGCTCTGGGGGCATGTTCATCAGGCATCCGATCGAGAGCGAAACAACGTGCGTTTCTTGAGCACGCCATCCACGTGCTTCCAGTTCCTGCCCGACAGCGATTTGTTTGCACTCGACAGTCGCCCGCCAGGCATGAGATGGCTGGTACTGGAACCCGACGGTAAGATAACGACAGAGGTTGACTGGGTCGACGCGGCGGATCGAATGTAAGGCTGTTGATACCCGCTCTGTTGGTGCTATCGGCTGCCGAGTGGGGCAAGCCGTCGGTCTGGCGCGTGACGGGCGATCGTGCCGGTGAGCTCTGGTCGCTCGGCTCGGTCCACAACCTGCGTCAGGAAATCTATCCGCTTCCGCCAGATGTCGATCGCCTCTATCAACGAGCTGACATCGTCGTTATAGAACTCGACCTGCAACAAGAGAACCAACAGTTGAAATCAGCCAAGGCAGAGCAGATGGGAGCTCTGCTGGCATGGGTAACGATGCTGGAGGGAATTCAGGTGGCGGCAATATAAAGAACCATTATCTACCGGAGAACCCTGCTACGACAGGATTTTCTTTTGCCAGAACAAATCAGGTGTTTGGATGTAAAAGGTGATCCCAGTAAATGCCTTTGTTTTTCTGTCGTGCGCTTTGTTCGTTGGGAACATACTGAATTGAATATTTGCGAGAAGCTAGAGCCATCCCGGCTTCAACTATTGCTGCATTCAGATCCGTTGTTTTTAGGTAGCAAACAGCGATGAGTTTTCCATATTGATCAGTCGTATCACCTTTGCAAGTGATGATCTGATTATTGATTAGAGTGTTCAGCGTCTTCGTCGATTCTTGTCCGCATGACCATGCTTGCCCAGTCTTCCAACACTTTTGTTTCTGTTCTGGTGCGTCGATGCCATGCAGGCGGATACGGATGTCGCCTATCTTTACCGTATCGCCGTCAGTGACGTGGGCTTTACCTGTAATGTCAGCAATTACAACACCACTAAGCAAGAACAGGCAGAGGAATGTGGGGATGTGCTTCATAGCGCGTTTGTAGCTAATTTCTATTCACCTGGACTCACCGAAATCAGAGTAGACCGTTTCAGTAACGGTCCTCAGCAATCTTCGACCTTTTTCTCTAGCGTAAAGAGAAGTAGTTCAAACCCTTTTTTCCTGATCATATGGTCGTACTGGAGGCGATAAGTCAGCACAAGACTGATATGGTCAATCTTGATATCCAAAATCTGCCAATGGCCGTCCGTTGTTCTCCGTAAAACATAATCGACCAGCACTGGCGCCTGCCCAGAAACCGGGACGCGGTGACGCAACAGGGCAGTCCCTGCGGACTTATCGAACTCCAGGCTCTCTGGTGGTTTCAACACCAATTCCTGATCGGTGTACTCGAACATGGCTGTCGCGTAGGTTCTTATTAGCATCTCCATAAAAGCACGGCTGAACCGATTTCGCATTTGAGGACTGACTGCCTTGAAATGCTTACCCAGAATGAGTCGGTTGATCTTGTCGATCGCAAACAGCGGTAGGACAAGACGATTTACTACGGAATACAGCTGGCACTTATCGGCTTCATATTTTGGCCGGTTATTACTGAGTTCATCCAGCAACTGGTCTACGGTCTCACGTAGCAACGTGCCAGGCCTCTGCTCTGCTTGAGCGGGCTGTGCTGCTACAAATACAACCAACATAACAGCTAACAACATTGTCCAAGGCACACACATCCCAAAGCGGTTGAACAGGCGTGTCATCTCCCCATCTTAAATCCAAATAGTTATGTAGTAGATAAGTTTAATTCCCAACATCCCACTAAAACCGTAAACCTCTTCACCTTAATAGAGTGATATGGCGAGACTATGGTAAGGAGATGGGATTGGTAGTTAATTATCGTAGGCGTAGTCACTTACTTCGGGAGGCAGGGGCCGGAGGTTCGAATCCAGCCGCGCCCACCATTTTCCACTGCTTTTAGGCCAGTTCCGCTGGCCCCTTCCTGCTCCGAATTTGTCGTGTGCTGAAAACGTGCTGAAACTGAGTCCATTCCTGTCCCTTCCAGTTCTTCTAGATCCTGCTGCTTGGCAAGTCGTGTGACCTGACACAGACCGGATCGGTGTGGGACAGAACCGCTGATTGGGTCAGCTTCCGTATCATCAACAAGCAGATTGAAGTTGGCACTGTGCTCGCCAAGTATCGGGTATCCTGGTTTGCCGAGTGCTTCGCACGCCTGCCACCAGCCATGCTGACCCATCACCGTGTCGGGCCGTAGCCAGGCGTTCAATCGCGCACGCGCATGGGCGCTACCTGACGGTGTGCTAATCCGGACCCAGTCGCCATCTTGAATATCGCGTGCCTGGGCGGCGTCCGGGTGTATCTCCATGACAGGATCCGGCAACATGCGACGCAAAGATGGCAAGTTTCTATGCTGACTGTGGCAGAACTGATGAGGCTTTGTGGAGCCCAGAACCAGCGGAAACTCAGCCAGCAGTTCGGGTCGACTTACTGGACTGAGCGCCGGCTCGACGTAATCCGGCAGGGGTGAATATCCGTGAGTCCTGAACGTCTCGGACCAGATCTCAATTCGCCCGCTGGGCGTGGCAAAACCGACCTCCTGACTGGCATCCTGGATAGATTCAGGATCAGCATTCATCCCTTGAGGGTTGGCGCGGAGTGTCTCCAACGACAGGCCCGTTGCTGACAGGTATTCGCGCAGCGCAGCCTCCTGGTCACCGTCCCAGAAGACATCGCTTAGCCCCAGGCGCTTAGCGAGCTGGAATGCGATCCAGCCGTCGTCACGCGACTCACCGCGGCTCGGAATGACCGCGGGCCTTAACTGGACCCATGACTGGGCCTGAGGGCTGATCTCGAACCCCGCCCGCAGCACCTCGCGCTCCCAAGGCGAATTGACGGGCAGAAAGATGTCCGCGTATGCAGCGGTCGGGTTGAGAAACAGATCAGCATGCACCTGAAAGTCGAGCATCTCCAGTGCTTCGGCACCTCGACGGGTTCCCGCATGTGAAACAAGCAGGTTGGCGCCAAAAGTCAGAAGGCTGCGCACAGGATAGGGGTCGGCTTCGATGATCGCACGGTAGAGATCGTCCGATGTACACCAACCGTCCTTCGGCGGTCCCAGTGGCTTACTGGCAAGACCGAGTGTCAAAGCCCGCTGGCGCGAAGTCCTCAGCGCCAAGCCTGATAGATCAGGAACCGGCAACCTGGCAGCCTGATAATTGCCTCCGACCCGTCCGAGACTGCCCGTCAGCGTATAAAGCAGCGTAATTGCACGGGCCGTCTGGGTTGCGTTGGTATGCTGGCCCACACCGGACCAGGCATACCATGACACGGGTCGCGACGCCCAGATTAACCTGGCAGTCTCAATCACTTGAGCTGCGGGTACACCCGTGATGACCTCGACTTTCGGCGGCGAATAGTCTTTGCACAATACGGCGTAGTGATCAAAAACTGGTCGACAAATAACCGGTCCAGTCAGAGTGTTGACCTCGACCTCACCTTCGAGAAGCCAGTCGGGTGAAGAATCGCCTGTAGATACCGACCGGCCTAGCGGCACGGGAGCTGAACACGCTTGATCCCAGCCCACGCAAGCGGAGATAGAACCGTTTCGAGAAAAGTCTGCTTCAACCAGCAGCCGCTTTTCCTTAGGGTGAACCAGCGCCGGGCCATTGCTTTGACGACGCAAAAAGTCGGCGTCGTAGGTGCCTTCTGCAATCATCAGATGGGCAAGGCCGAGTGCGAGCGCGCCGTCGGTACCGGGGCGAACCTGTAACCACTGGTCGGCCTTCACTCCAGGTCCGCTTCGTTTAGGATCCACCACGATAGTACGCGCCCCGCGACGTTTGGCGTCGGCCAGGCGTTGCGCCTGCGCCAACCAGGAGCCATTCGGGTTATATCCCCACAGAAGAATACAGCCAGCATGGTCAAGGTCAGGCACACCAACACCGGTGCCAAATGTGTAAGTAGGTGCCACATCTTTATGCCAGTTACAGATCTCAGTCCCGTAGCAGTTGTTAGCGCTGCCAAAGGCGTGCATCAACCGCTCGACCCAGTGGATAGAGTCCGATATGGCAGTACCGCTCGGGGTAGTAATGGCAAAGGCAACGCTCTCTGGGCCAAATTGGCGAGCATTTTCCAGCAGCTGCGACGCCGTAGTGTCGAGCGCCTCATCCCAGCTGATGCGAGACCAGCCCGGATCACTGTCCCCTTTCGGTCGGGTCCGTTTCATCGGGTAAAGTATCCGATCGGCACTGTAGACCAGTTCCGGCGCCGCCTGACCCTTGGCACACAGTGATCGGCCGGTGGGGTGGTCGCGATCCGGCTCAACCGCAGTCAATCGGCCATCGCGGACAATCGAAATACACCCACAGCGTGACCGACAAAGCGCACACCAGCCGTGTACCCTACGGTCCGCGCTAATGCTGTTTGCTACTGTGCTCACTTATAGGTCGTTTTGAGAGAATAACTCAGCGTCCTGTTCAGATTTGCGAACGCAATTTACTACTACTGGCGGATGTTAACTGACCCGCCTGGTCTCGCGCTATATTGCTGGCCCTTGCGTCAGACACTCTATTTACATCCGGCCATGAGAATTCGGCTTTCCAACAACATTTAACACCGAGGCAATGCTCATTATGACGGAGAACAGACCAACGGTGGTGCCCACGATTCAGATTGATAACGCCAAATCCCGCGTAACCGAGTGGCGCTTCGCGCCAAACGCTGAGACCGGGTGGCACAGGCACGCATACGACTACGTCGTCATACCAATGGTCACAGGGCAGTTGTTACTCAAGACTTCCGATGACCCCGTCACAGCAGATCTGGTCACCGGCAACTCGTACTTCCGCCAAGCCGGGGTGGAACACAATGTGATAAACAACAACGACTATGAATTTGTTTTCGTGGAAGTCGAGATAAAGCAGACCCATCACAACTGACTGGTTGCTCAGTGCTTAAAATTCCCACCGCTTTGTGGGCTGGATATTCGAATTCGTTATTTTATACAAAGGGTGTGGGTACCCCTGAGTTAGTGTGCTGAAAATGTGCTGAAACTGGGTCCGTTCCAGTCCTCTCCAGTCCATTCAGGTCCGTTTGCGTGGAGTCAGAGCCTGATAAGTTAAGGGTTTCTAGGACTTGTTCCGGTAGACTACTGCATTACGCGGTAAGGATCGCAAGTTCAAATTTTGCAGCACCCTCGATTTACTTGTAGTGCTTCAATAGCCTACTGTTCCACTAGGAACTCTATGCGGAAGCATAAGATACCTAGTGCGGACCACCTAACCTCCACCCTGGAGTCGCAGTCATACAATGCCTTGGGCCCTTGTGATCTCTTGTTGTATAGGCATGTTCGCAGCGACCGCGAGTGGTTCGACGCGGGCCCCTTTTCTACTTGAAATGGCAACCGACTTCGCAGTTGGCTTGCCTGCAATCGCCAATCTGTTTGGACTAACTGCCGTTGTCTGGGGAATATCGTCTTTTCTTTCCGGAAAGGGTGCAGACCGATGGGGGCGTCAAATATTTCTAGTTATTAGCCCTGCTGGTCTTGCAACATCGTTGGTCGCCACCGTGATTATCGAACAATATTGGTCACTAGTGATTTGTATCGGGTTCGTTAGCATTTTCTGTGGTTCGTTTAGCACTGCTTCGATGACTGAAGTGTCTTTACGAACAGACAACCAACAACGTGGCCGGGCGTTAGGGTGGGTAATGAGTGGCCAGTCTCTTACTCTACTGATTGGCATACCGTTGGCTGCGTGGATAGGAGGTTGGATCGGCTGGCGCGGTGTACAAATCTCCGTTGCAAGTGTGGCGATTCTTGCTGGGATCCTCCTTGCAATTAACGCAAACAATAATTCACAAAAACCAAGTGAAATAAACAAGCGGGCCAGCTCCAAACAACTAACACTTAGGCAAGCCTTAACAGCTCCTGTCGTACGCCTTTTTAGCTCATTGATCATGGAGCGAATCGGCTTTGGACTGGCTACTTTTTACTATCCATCATTTTTGCGAACTATATATGATCTTGAAATCGAAGCAATTGCTCTACCGTTGGCAGGATTTGCCGTTGGGAACATCACCGGCACCCTTTTGGGAGGACAACTCGCAGACAGATTTCCTTTTCGCAGAGTGAGCAGTGCAGGGATGCTATTGCTGTCTGGTAGTTTTGCACTAGTGTGGTTCCTTTGGACTCCAGGTCTCGTAACCACTGCATTTCTAGGGATTGGATTTTCCCTATTTAACGCTTTATCTCGCCCACCGTTGATGGCAGCCTTGGCTGATGTACCTACAGAAGTACGGGGAGTTATTATGGGCTTGAACAGTTCTGTGGCTAGCATCGGTTGGCTCACGGCGTCTGTCCTTGGAGGGTGGCTCTATCTCGTAGTTGGTTTCAAAGGATTCGGGCCCCTAACGCTATTTGTTTGCGTAATGGGAGCCCTGATCTTACTTCCCGACTGTAGACAGAGATCGAACCAATTAACCGTCGACGAATAATGCCGCGATGTGCTGAAACCGGGTCCGTTACTATCCTCTCCAGTCTATTCAGGTCCGTTTGCGTGGTTCGGTCTCGATTATCGAACTTAAGGGGGGATCGTTCCACTAAAAACCCGGATCGACCTTCAGACCCGACTGGGGCCCCTGCTGGAATTTCAATGAAGGAATTTCTCCGCCAGACTTAAGTTGAATCTGGTGAGAAGACTCGCAATATCTGTCAATGAGGAAGGTAATAGCACTGTGACCAGAATGTGACCGAAATGTGTTTACTCCACTCCATTTGGGTCACATTGAGTCACATCCGCGCGGGATCGGTGTGCGTAAGTGATTGATTAAATTTGACTGCTAGTGTGAAGCTTGGTATCGCAATGCGAAGGTCGGAAGTTCGATCCTCCTCGGCTCCACCAAATCTTCCCTTCTACATCAACCCTTTACTAGGGTTAGATCGTTCCTAGGACGTTGGCTTTGATTCGGAACGTGACCAAAACGTAACCGACAGGAGTCCATTCCAGGCTATTTGAGTCACTTTCAGTCACATTCGCGTGGGATAGGCGTGCGCAGTGATTGATTAATTGTGACTGATATTGTGAAGCGTGCTGTCACAACGCGAAGGTACAGCTTTTCACTCGCCGACGCGGGCGAGGTGCAAGTCTTACTAGACAGCAGAAAATTTTCAGCAACATCATGCTGGAATTCGACGTCTGACAAAGCTACTAATCTCTATATTGTTTCGGAAAGAAAAGTGATAAAACTATAGTCTCTATACCACAGTCCTGGACGAATCGACATGTCTTTTGGTAATGCACATACGATCCACGCTCGCGAGCACCACATGGGTTGGAATCCAGCCAACACTCCCGTCCAAACAGTGGCTCCCGGAGATACCGTAGAGTTCGACTGCATCGATAGTTCCGGAGGACAAATCACTGAAAATACCGTGGCCACCGACCTGGCTTCAGTGGACTGGACACAATTTGCACCGCTAACTGGTCCGCTAGCGGTAGATGGTGCCGAACCAGGGGACGCACTAAAGATAACTATCGAGTCCTTCCAGCCATCTGGCTGGGGATGGAGTGCCATCACCAACATCTTCGGCATCTTGAATGACCAATTCCTTGAACCTTTCCTAAAAATTTGGCACTACGACAAACTTGGTATCGAACCAGTTGCCTACTCGGATATTGCCCGTGTTCCGCTTAAACCTTTTCCAGGGATCATCGGGTTAGCTCCCGGTGCGGAAGGTACCCATCCTGCGCTTCCTCCGTATCCTACTGGCGGAAACTTAGACCTTCGCGATCTAGCAGCTGGCACGATTCTTTATCTACCCGTCGAGACAGCTGGGGGATTGCTATCGCTGGGTGATACCCATGCAACCCAGGGCAATGGTGAACTTGCTGGGACTGCACTTGAATCACCAATGTCTGTAGCACTACGGGTGGAATTGGAGAAGGACTATCCTCTAGGCGGGCCAAGATTCGTTACTCCTGGTCCTGTTGTGCGTCATCTCGATAGTAGCGGTTACTACGGCACCTGTGGTGTCGGACCTGATCTCCGAGAGGCCGCACGCATGGCAACAACTGAAATGATCGATTACCTCGCAAGAGAACACGGATTAGCGCCAGTTGATGCCTATTTGCTTTGTAGTGTGTGCGGCGATCTCGTCATCAGTGAAATGGTCAACACACCGATTAATGTTGTGTCCCTTTATTTTCCACGGCGTGTTTTAGAATAAATATACACTGGAGACTGTAATGACATTAAATATCAGCGGTCGTTGTTTGTGTGGGTCCGTCAGTTTTGAATGCAGCGCGGAACCTGTGTTCCAAGGCTGTTGTCACTGTGATGATTGTCGTCGTTCGGGTGGCAGTCTCTATGCTTCATTTGTATTCGTGCCAACTGAAACCCTGCTAGTCACCGGTGAGACGCACTCCTATCAACACCAGAGTGACCGAGGCTCCACTATGACTAAAGAGTTTTGCCCAACTTGTGGATCACAGATGTTTTCGTCGGGTAGTTATTCTCCGGACCGTCGTGGAATTAGAGTGGGTGTTATTGATGATGCCAGCTGGTTCAGACCGGACGCTTACGTATATGCCAGCAAGAAATTACCGCACACGCCTGTCGACCCCGAGACAACTGCTTACGAAAAAATGAGAACAACTTAACACCTCAATGCTATTAATCCGTGACGCAGACTCGATCTTAACGCTGGACGGCAATCGCCGAATCCTGCCTCATCATTCCTTGCTAATCGAAGATGGTCTGATAACCAAGATTGCTGAGACTGCCAAGCTGGATCACAATCACCTGGCGCGCGCCCATCAAGAAGGTAGGGTAATTGAAGCCGCCGGTTGCATCATCGGGCCGGCCTACGTGAACACACATGTCCATACTGTAGAACACCTGAGCCGTGGACTGATACCGGACACTCTCTCAACCTTTGACTGGGCCAACCAGTACGCTAATCCGTTCTGCGCAACTCTCACCGAGGAGGAGGCATATGTCAGCGCTCGGTTAGCCTGCCTTGAAATGATAGCTAACGGCACCGGCACCTTTGTCGACGTTAATATCCTTGGTTCTCTGGGACACGTGGATGCTGTCGCACAGGCAGTTGAGGAAAGTGGTATGCGCGCAGTGTTGGGTCGCGGTATAACGGATATCTTGCCTGAGTCTCAGACATTGACTGATGAGATGCGCACAGCATTGTGGCACCCCAGTACCGAGGCGGCGCTGGCGGAGGTGGCTGGTCTACTGAGCCGAGGACCGGAAAGGGCCAATGGCCGCATACGACTCTGGGCCTCAATCTATGGCCTGATGTTTTTCACCTCCGACAATTTGTTTCGCGGAATCCGCAAGCTCGCCGACAGCTACGGATCTCCCATTGCTTATCACATAGCCTCATCACGAGAAGAGGCGAGACTCAGCAAATCCCGGACCGGGAGCTGGCCTATAACCCATCTTGATCGCCTTGATGTTTTGAACGAAAGCACACTGTTGACCCATTGCACGTTTGTAACCAATGAGGAAGTCGCTTTACTCGCCGATCACGGGACAAAGGTAGCGTTCTGCCCAGGCGCCGCCATGAGGCTTGCAAAAGGCACTACGCAGGTGGGGAAAATTCCCGAGATGATCGATTCCGGCGTCACAGTTTCACTCGGGGCTGATGGGGCATCGTCTGGTGGAACTTTCGATCCTGTGCGTCTAGCATTTCTAACTGCGGGGCTCTTCAAAGATGCTCGCATGGACCCGACGCTTGTGCCTGCTGAGACCGCACTAGAGATGATTACCATTGAAGGAGCTAAAGCTACGCTCGCCGACGACACAATAGGTTCCATCGAAGAAGGCAAGCGTGCCGATCTGACTCTTTACGATACGTCAGGTCCTGAATGGGCACCAGGACATGACGTGGTCCGCACACTGATTTATTCCACTGATGGCAGAAGCGTACGCACAGTTCTCGTCGACGGCCAGATCATCTACGACGACTATCAAT
Encoded proteins:
- the cpdA gene encoding 3',5'-cyclic-AMP phosphodiesterase: MAQSSDKRATVLLQLTDTHLHAEQNSRMCGVSTQETFLDVLNHIRKDSRWPPDAIVVTGDIVQDKSRAGYQRFRETLQAFGLPVFCIPGNHDDPVLMTELLMTSPFQLCGDVKLGEWRVMLLSTFQKGEDAGALGHDGLAVLEESLSRYSEEQVLICIHHQPLPMGSAWLDEVGLRDAQEFLETIDRHDQVRAVLWGHVHQASDRERNNVRFLSTPSTCFQFLPDSDLFALDSRPPGMRWLVLEPDGKITTEVDWVDAADRM
- a CDS encoding TraB/GumN family protein: MLSAAEWGKPSVWRVTGDRAGELWSLGSVHNLRQEIYPLPPDVDRLYQRADIVVIELDLQQENQQLKSAKAEQMGALLAWVTMLEGIQVAAI
- a CDS encoding thermonuclease family protein, with protein sequence MKHIPTFLCLFLLSGVVIADITGKAHVTDGDTVKIGDIRIRLHGIDAPEQKQKCWKTGQAWSCGQESTKTLNTLINNQIITCKGDTTDQYGKLIAVCYLKTTDLNAAIVEAGMALASRKYSIQYVPNEQSARQKNKGIYWDHLLHPNT
- a CDS encoding ABC transporter substrate-binding protein, which encodes MTRLFNRFGMCVPWTMLLAVMLVVFVAAQPAQAEQRPGTLLRETVDQLLDELSNNRPKYEADKCQLYSVVNRLVLPLFAIDKINRLILGKHFKAVSPQMRNRFSRAFMEMLIRTYATAMFEYTDQELVLKPPESLEFDKSAGTALLRHRVPVSGQAPVLVDYVLRRTTDGHWQILDIKIDHISLVLTYRLQYDHMIRKKGFELLLFTLEKKVEDC
- a CDS encoding molybdopterin-dependent oxidoreductase, translating into MSTVANSISADRRVHGWCALCRSRCGCISIVRDGRLTAVEPDRDHPTGRSLCAKGQAAPELVYSADRILYPMKRTRPKGDSDPGWSRISWDEALDTTASQLLENARQFGPESVAFAITTPSGTAISDSIHWVERLMHAFGSANNCYGTEICNWHKDVAPTYTFGTGVGVPDLDHAGCILLWGYNPNGSWLAQAQRLADAKRRGARTIVVDPKRSGPGVKADQWLQVRPGTDGALALGLAHLMIAEGTYDADFLRRQSNGPALVHPKEKRLLVEADFSRNGSISACVGWDQACSAPVPLGRSVSTGDSSPDWLLEGEVEVNTLTGPVICRPVFDHYAVLCKDYSPPKVEVITGVPAAQVIETARLIWASRPVSWYAWSGVGQHTNATQTARAITLLYTLTGSLGRVGGNYQAARLPVPDLSGLALRTSRQRALTLGLASKPLGPPKDGWCTSDDLYRAIIEADPYPVRSLLTFGANLLVSHAGTRRGAEALEMLDFQVHADLFLNPTAAYADIFLPVNSPWEREVLRAGFEISPQAQSWVQLRPAVIPSRGESRDDGWIAFQLAKRLGLSDVFWDGDQEAALREYLSATGLSLETLRANPQGMNADPESIQDASQEVGFATPSGRIEIWSETFRTHGYSPLPDYVEPALSPVSRPELLAEFPLVLGSTKPHQFCHSQHRNLPSLRRMLPDPVMEIHPDAAQARDIQDGDWVRISTPSGSAHARARLNAWLRPDTVMGQHGWWQACEALGKPGYPILGEHSANFNLLVDDTEADPISGSVPHRSGLCQVTRLAKQQDLEELEGTGMDSVSARFQHTTNSEQEGASGTGLKAVENGGRGWIRTSGPCLPK
- a CDS encoding cupin domain-containing protein: MTENRPTVVPTIQIDNAKSRVTEWRFAPNAETGWHRHAYDYVVIPMVTGQLLLKTSDDPVTADLVTGNSYFRQAGVEHNVINNNDYEFVFVEVEIKQTHHN
- a CDS encoding MFS transporter; translation: MATDFAVGLPAIANLFGLTAVVWGISSFLSGKGADRWGRQIFLVISPAGLATSLVATVIIEQYWSLVICIGFVSIFCGSFSTASMTEVSLRTDNQQRGRALGWVMSGQSLTLLIGIPLAAWIGGWIGWRGVQISVASVAILAGILLAINANNNSQKPSEINKRASSKQLTLRQALTAPVVRLFSSLIMERIGFGLATFYYPSFLRTIYDLEIEAIALPLAGFAVGNITGTLLGGQLADRFPFRRVSSAGMLLLSGSFALVWFLWTPGLVTTAFLGIGFSLFNALSRPPLMAALADVPTEVRGVIMGLNSSVASIGWLTASVLGGWLYLVVGFKGFGPLTLFVCVMGALILLPDCRQRSNQLTVDE
- a CDS encoding acetamidase/formamidase family protein, yielding MSFGNAHTIHAREHHMGWNPANTPVQTVAPGDTVEFDCIDSSGGQITENTVATDLASVDWTQFAPLTGPLAVDGAEPGDALKITIESFQPSGWGWSAITNIFGILNDQFLEPFLKIWHYDKLGIEPVAYSDIARVPLKPFPGIIGLAPGAEGTHPALPPYPTGGNLDLRDLAAGTILYLPVETAGGLLSLGDTHATQGNGELAGTALESPMSVALRVELEKDYPLGGPRFVTPGPVVRHLDSSGYYGTCGVGPDLREAARMATTEMIDYLAREHGLAPVDAYLLCSVCGDLVISEMVNTPINVVSLYFPRRVLE
- a CDS encoding amidohydrolase family protein; its protein translation is MLLIRDADSILTLDGNRRILPHHSLLIEDGLITKIAETAKLDHNHLARAHQEGRVIEAAGCIIGPAYVNTHVHTVEHLSRGLIPDTLSTFDWANQYANPFCATLTEEEAYVSARLACLEMIANGTGTFVDVNILGSLGHVDAVAQAVEESGMRAVLGRGITDILPESQTLTDEMRTALWHPSTEAALAEVAGLLSRGPERANGRIRLWASIYGLMFFTSDNLFRGIRKLADSYGSPIAYHIASSREEARLSKSRTGSWPITHLDRLDVLNESTLLTHCTFVTNEEVALLADHGTKVAFCPGAAMRLAKGTTQVGKIPEMIDSGVTVSLGADGASSGGTFDPVRLAFLTAGLFKDARMDPTLVPAETALEMITIEGAKATLADDTIGSIEEGKRADLTLYDTSGPEWAPGHDVVRTLIYSTDGRSVRTVLVDGQIIYDDYQSTRLNAREVIDSSREVGARIAKRLGLDTQPRWPLRRDN